A genome region from Ottowia testudinis includes the following:
- a CDS encoding FmdB family zinc ribbon protein encodes MPIYAYKCAACGFAKDVLQKMSDAPLTVCPSCGEAAFSKQLTAAGFQLKGSGWYVTDFRDGQNKTVGSKEPAAAGAKPDTTTSGSGSPAAAPASAAAPASASSPAPAAAAPAGGGGSSSDT; translated from the coding sequence ATGCCCATCTATGCCTACAAATGCGCCGCCTGCGGCTTCGCCAAGGATGTTTTGCAAAAGATGTCCGACGCACCGCTGACGGTGTGTCCGTCGTGTGGCGAGGCGGCGTTTTCCAAGCAGCTCACGGCAGCCGGTTTTCAGCTCAAGGGTTCAGGCTGGTATGTGACCGATTTTCGCGACGGGCAAAATAAAACAGTCGGTTCCAAGGAGCCGGCTGCGGCGGGCGCCAAGCCCGACACCACGACATCCGGCAGTGGCAGCCCTGCCGCTGCGCCTGCCTCCGCTGCCGCGCCCGCCAGCGCCAGCAGCCCCGCGCCTGCGGCGGCGGCGCCCGCGGGCGGCGGCGGATCGTCGTCTGATACTTGA